A region from the Anomaloglossus baeobatrachus isolate aAnoBae1 chromosome 11, aAnoBae1.hap1, whole genome shotgun sequence genome encodes:
- the LOC142256034 gene encoding formyl peptide receptor 2-like: MAPDDDNLTTSSTTLNNNQSFHGYYFYYYKNILPKMSITLYSIVFALGIIGNGLVIWIAGFRMKTTVSAVWFLHLAIADFLCCASLPLRIYECVLYYSLYSNGHFSIIANCTANIFLFNINMTASVLLLTAMSIDRWVSVMWPFWAKVHRTCNVVIISAAIIWGLSLVVAGVLYYMYTYRVGDRNEWCIYFDNIIPYNPELDHTMNLIRFVIMCVIPFLIIVTSYVTILYKIKKSKRSQRSKRSSRIITAVISCFFICWFPYYIWPLTPWDYFLHDFQFYIIQIIISTLACVNSCMNPIIYVFMGPGFRQGFLRSIPARVERALREHPNDLSREDTGNTRSTDV; the protein is encoded by the exons ATGGCCCCTGATGATGATAATCTGACCACATCTAGTACAACTCTGAACAACAACCA GTCATTTCACGGTTACtacttttattattacaaaaacatTTTACCCAAGATGTCAATTACATTATACAGCATTGTTTTTGCTCTCGGGATTATCGGTAATGGATTAGTCATCTGGATTGCCGGATTCAGGATGAAGACCACAGTCAGTGCCGTGTGGTTCCTCCACCTGGCCATCgcggacttcctgtgctgtgcgtctCTGCCTCTGAGAATTTATGAGTGTGTTTTATATTACTCATTGTACTCAAATGGCCATTTCTCAATAATTGCAAATTGCACAGCAAACATTTTTCTCTTTAATATAAACATGACCGCCAGTGTTCTCCTCCTGACGGCCATGAGTATTGACCGCTGGGTGTCCGTCATGTGGCCATTCTGGGCCAAAGTTCATAGAACCTGTAATGTGGTGATAATCTCTGCAGCGATCATCTGGGGGCTGAGCCTCGTTGTAGCGGGTGTACTGTATTACATGTATACATACCGTGTAGGTGATAGAAATGAATGGTGTATATATTTTGACAATATAATTCCTTATAACCCAGAGTTAGATCACACCATGAATCTGATCAGATTCGTTATAATGTGTGTGATCCCTTTTCTCATCATCGTCACCTCTTATGTCACCATTCTCTACAAGATTAAAAAAAGTAAGAGATCCCAGAGATCTAAGAGATCCTCCAGGATCATCACAGCTGTTATATCGTGTTTCTTCATCTGCTGGTTTCCATATTACATCTGGCCACTAACACCCTGGGATTATTTTTTACATGACTTTCAATTCTATATAATACAGATCATTATCTCCACCCTGGCTTGTGTTAACAGCTGCATGAATCCAATCATTTATGTGTTTATGGGACCGGGTTTCCGACAAGGTTTCCTCAGATCCATCCCCGCCAGGGTAGAAAGAGCCTTAAGAGAACATCCTAATGACCTGAGCAGGGAAGATACAGGAAATACTCGCTCTACTGATGTGTAA